Below is a window of Georgenia soli DNA.
GCGACGCGACGGCGCTGCCGTTCGCCGACGAGACCTTCGACGCCGTGACCATCTCCTTCGGCCTGCGCAACGTCGCGGACACGGACCGCGCGCTGCGCGAGATGCTGCGCGTGACGCGGCCGGGCGGGCGGCTGGTGGTGTGCGAGTTCTCCCGCCCGACGTGGGCGCCGTTCCGCACGGTGTACGAGTTCTACCTCGGTCAGGTCCTCCCGCGGATGGCGTCGATGGTCTCCTCGAACACCGACGCCTACACCTACCTGGCCGAGTCCATCGTGACCTGGCCCGACCAGCTCGGTCTCGCGCGCACCGTCCGGCGGGCCGGCTGGCACCAGGTGGCCTACCGGAACCTCTCCGGCGGCATCGTGGCCCTGCACCGGGCGGTGCGACCGGAGTGACGTCGCACGGACGCCCCTATGCACGCGCGGGGGCGCCAGGACGAGGGACCTTCGTCCCCGCGACCTTCCCGCAGAGCCACTTAGGCTCACCTAACAAGACGACCGTGGCCCGGATTTATAGACTCCTGGCCGTCCGGGCCCGCCGGCCCCTCACCTTCCTGGAGCGATGACGTTGGGAACCGCTGTGCGTACCGAGGCCGAGGCTGACGTCATCGTCGTCGGCGCCGGACCGGGCGGAGCTGCCGCGGCCCACTACCTCGCCTCGACCGGGCTGAGCGTGCTGCTCCTGGAGAAGGGTGTCTTCCCCCGCGACAAGGTCTGCGGGGACGGGCTGACCCCCCGCGCCGTCGCCGAGCTGATCCGGATGGGGGTCCCGACCCCCGAGTCCGAGGGGTGGATCCGCAACTGGGGGCTGCGCACGCACGGCGCCGGCCACACGATCGAGCTGCCCTGGCCCGAGCTCGCCGAGATGCCGTCCTACGGCCTGGCGCGCTCGCGGATGAACCTCGACGAGACGCTCGCCCGCCACGCGCAGGCCTCCGGGGCGGACCTGCGTGAGGGCATGGCCGTCACCGGCCCGCTCCGCCACGAGCGCTCGGGCCGCATCCTCGGCGTGACCGCCAAGCCGGTCGACGCGCGGGGCCGCCGCACGGGCGAGGACGTCACCTTCCGCGCCCCCGTGGTCGTCGACGCCGGCGGCGTCTCCGCCCGCCTCGCCACCTCGATGGGCATCGAGAAGGACATGGACCGACCCATGGGCGTGGCCGTGCGCACCTACTTCCGCTCGCCGCGGCACGACGACCCGATGATGGAGTCGCACCTGGAGCTGTGGGACGGGAAGCCGGGGGAGTCCAACCTCATGCCCGGCTACGGCTGGATCTTCGCCCTCGGCGACGGCACCGTGAACGTCGGCCTCGGGTCGCTGTCCTCGACGGCGAAGCCCACCGGGCTCGACTACAAGGGGATGTTCCGCACCTGGATGGAGAACGCCCCCGAGGAGTGGGAGTTCACCCCGGAGAACCAGATCGGCGAGCTGCGCTCGGCCGCCCTGCCCATGGCGTTCAACCGCAAGCCGCACTACAGCCAGGGCCTGCTCCTGGTCGGCGACTCCGGCGGCATGGTCTCGCCGTTCAACGGCGAGGGCATCGCCTACGCGCTGCAGTCCGGGCGCATCGCGGCCGACGTGATCTCCCAGGCCCTCTCGCGCACCTCCGCTTACGCGCTGGAGAAGACGCTGCGCACCTACCCCAAGATCCTCAGCGACGAGCTGGGCGGGTACTACTCGCTCGGCCAGGTCTTCGCACGGCTCATCGAGCGCCCCGAGATCATGCGGCTGTGCGTCAAGCACGGCCTGCCGCGGCCCACGCTCATGCGCTTCACGATGAAGCTCCTCTCCGACGGGTTCGACCGTCGCGACGGGGACTGGATGGACCGGACGATCACCGCGCTCACGAAGCTGGCGCCGGCGTCATGACGGTCCGACGGGTGAGCGTTTCGGAGGTCGTGACGCTGAACACGTACGCTGGCGAGGAGATGGCCGTCACGCAGACGGACGGCCGTCGTGGTGAACCGACGGAGGCACGATGACGAACCCCTACGTCCCGCTGCTGATCATGGCGGGCGTCGCCGCGGCGATGGCGATCGGTGGCCTGGCGGCGAGCACCGTCATCGGCCCCAAGCGCTACAACCGCGTGAAGGTGGCGAACTACGAGTGCGGGATCGAGCCGACCCCCCGCGCGACGGGCTCCGGGCGCTTCCCGGTGAAGTACTACCTCGTCGCCATGACGTTCATCATCTTCGACATCGAGGTGGTCTTCCTCTACCCGTGGGCGGTGGCTTTCTCCGAGCTCGCCATCTTCGGGCTGGTGGCCATGCTCGGCTTCATCTTCCTGATCACGGTGCCCTACGTGTACGAGTGGCGCCGCGGCGGGCTCGAGTGGGACTGAGGTAGCACTGATGGGTATCGAGGAGAAGGTTCCCGCCGGCTTCATGCTGGGCTCGGTCGAGAAGATCGTGGGCCTGGCGCGCAAGTCGTCGGTGTGGCCGGTGACCATGGGGCTGGCCTGCTGCGCCATCGAGATGATGGCCACGGGCACCCCGCGTTTCGACATCTCCCGCTTCGGCATGGAGGTCTTCCGGGCCTCCCCGCGCCACGCGGACCTGATGATCGTCTCGGGGCGGGTGAGCCACAAGATGGCCCCGGTCGTGCGCAACGTCTACGACCAGATGCCCGAGCCGAAGTGGGTCATCTCCATGGGCGTGTGCGCGTCCTCGGGCGGGATGTTCAACAACTACGCGATCGTGCAGGGCGTCGACCACATCGTCCCGGTCGACATCTACCTGCCCGGCTGCCCGCCGCGGCCCGAGATGCTCATCAACGCGATCCTCGAGCTGCACGAGCAGATCCGGAACTCCCCGCTCGGCGTCAACCGCGAGGAGGCCGCGCGCAAGGCCGAGGAGGCCGCCCTGGCCGCCACCCCGACCCACCAGATGAAGGGCCTGCTGGCGTGAGCGAGCGAGACGACGAGAAGCAGTCGGCGGCCGCGGCCGCCAAGCCCGGCGCCACCAGCGCCGAGGTGGGGCAGCGGCCGACGGCGGCTGCTGCCGAGGGCGGCTCGCAGAACCTCCCGGCCGGGCCGGCCCGCGGGTCGCGCACCCAGCTCGAGGTCATCGCCACCCGCAAGGGCCTGTTCGGCGTCGAGGGCTCCGGCGACACCTCCGGCTTCGGCGGCCTGGTCGCCACCATCGCGCTGCCGCCCGCGTCCGAGCGGCCCTACGGCGGCTGGTTCGACGAGGTCGTCGACATCCTGGTCGAGATCCTCACCGAGCAGGGGCTCGACGCCGACGCCGTCCTCGAGAAGGTCGTCGTCGACCGCGGCGAGCTGACGATCTTCGTCGCCCGTGAGCACATCGGCACCGTGTGCCGTGCCCTGCGCGACGACCAGGACCTGCGCTTCGAGTTGTGCCTGGGCGTCTCGGGCGTCCACTACCCGCACGACACCGGGCGCGAGCTCCACGCCGTGTACCACCTGTTCTCGGTCACGCACGTGCGCCCGCTGCGCCTCGAGGTCGCGTGCCCGGAGGCGGACCCGCACATCCCCAGCGTCGTCGAGACCTACCCCGGCAACGACTGGCACGAGCGCGAGACCTGGGACATGTTCGGCATCGTCTTCGACGGCCACCCGGCCCTCGCCCGCTCCCTCATGCCCGACGACTGGGTCGGCCACCCGCAGCGCAAGGACTACCCGCTCGGGGGGATCCCCGTCGAGTACAAGGGCGCCGTCATCCCGCCGCCCGACAACCGGAGGTCGTACCGCTGATGTCCGCGTCCACCAACGCCCGCCCCGCCGCCGCCCGCCCGGCCGGTGATGAGCCAGGGGCGCCGGAGTTCGTCGCCGAGGGCGGCGACTGGGCGGAGATCGCCGCCGAGGCCGAGCGCCTGGGCGAGGAGCGCATCGTCGTCAACATGGGCCCGGTGCACCCCTCCACCCACGGCGTGCTCCGCCTCGTCCTCGAGATCGACGGCGAGTACGTCCGCGAGCTGCGTGTCGGTACCGGCTACCTGCACACCGGCATCGAGAAGAACATGGAGTACCGCACCTGGACCCAGGGCGTGACGTTCTGCACCCGCATGGACTACGTCGCCCCCTTCTACCAGGAGGTCGCGTACTGCCTGGGCGTCGAGAAGCTCCTCGGCGTCACGGACGAGGTGCCCGAGCGGGCCTCGCTGATCCGCGTGCTGCTCATGGAGCTCAACCGGGTCGCGTCCCACCTCGTCGCCATCGGCACCGGCGGCAACGAGCTCGGCGCGACCACGATGATGACTGTGGCGTTCCGCGGCCGCGAGGACATCCTCCGGATCTTCGAGCGCATCACCGGCCTGCGGATGAACCACGCGTTCATCCGCCCCGGCGGTGTCGCGCAGGACCTGCCGCCCGGCACCACGGACTACGTGCGCGAGCTGCTGCCGAACATCCGGCTGTCCATCAAGGAGCTGCAGGACCTCACGGTCGAGAACCCGATCTTCAAGCTCCGGCAGCAGAAGGTCGGCTACGTTTCCCTGTCCGCCGCGATGGCGCTCGGGCTCACCGGCCCGTCGGTCCGCGCCGCCGGCCTGCCGCTGGACCTGCGCAAGATGCAGCCGTACTGCGGGTACGAGACGTACGACTTCGACGTGCCCACCCGCGACTACTCCGACTCCTACAACCGCACCATGGTCAGGTTCGAGGAGTGCTACGAGTCCATCAAGATCGTGCTGCAGGCGCTCGACCGCCTCGACGCGACGCCGGGTCCGGTCATGGTGGCCGACAAGAAGATCGCCTGGCCCGCCCAGCTCTCGATCGGCTCGGACGGCCAGGGCAACTCCCTGGAGCACATCAAGGAGATCATGTCGACCTCCATGGAGTCGCTCATCCACCACTTCAAGCTGGTGACCGAGGGCTTCCGCGTGCCGGCCGGGCAGGCGTTCGTCACCGTCGAGCACGCCAAGGGCGTCATGGGCGTCCACGTCGTCTCCGACGGCGGCACGCGCCCCTACCGGGCCCACTTCCGGGACCCGTCCTACTCCAACCTCCAGTCCACGGCGATCATGTGCGAGGGCGGTCAGATCGCTGACGTCGTCGTCACGCTCGCCTCGCTCGACCCCGTCCTGGGAGGGGTGGACCGCTGATGTCCAGCGAGACCTATCTGCCCGAGGCCGACGCGCGCCTGCGCGCCGAGGCCGCCGAGATCATCTCCCGCTACCCGCAGCCGCGCTCGGCGCTGCTGCCGATGCTGCACCTGGTCCAGTCCGAGGACGGCTACGTCTCCCCGCGGGGGATCACGCTGTGCGCGGACATCCTGGGGCTCACCCGGGCGGAGGTCTCCGCGGTGGCGACCTTCTACACCCAGTACAAGCGCCACCCCAACGGCGAGTACACGGTGGGGGTGTGCACCAACGCCCTGTGCGCGGTCATGGGCGGCGACATCATCTTCGAGCGGGTCTCCGAGCACCTCGGCGTCGGCCACGACGAGACGACGGCGGACGGGAAGATCACCCTCGAGCAGGTCGAGTGCAACGCGGCCTGCGACTACGCGCCCGTGGTGATGGTCAACTGGGAGTTCTTCGACAACCAGACGCCCACCACCGCCATCGAGCTGGTCGACAAGATCACGGCCGGCGAGCCGGTCCGCCCGACGCGCGGCGCCGACACCGTGGGGACGTTCAAGGAGATCTCGCACGTGCTCGCGGGCTTCGAGGACGGCCGCGCGGACGAGGGCGTGGGGGCCGGCGAGGCCACCCTGCTCGGGCTGCGCATCGCCCGCGAGAACGACTGGCGCGCGCCGCAGGTGCGCGAGGACGCCACGGGCACGGACGCGTCCGGCGCCGACCTGGGCGGCGCCGTCGCCTCCGGCACGGTCCCGGTCGGCGAGGTGCAGTCCAGCGCCGAGCGCAAGCCCACCACCTCTGCGGACGTCTCCGCCGAGACGGTCGACAAGGACGTCAAGAAGGAGGCCAAGTGAGCATCACGGCACCGGGCCGGCTCTCGCCGGTCCTCTCCGACATCTGGGACGCCGAGCGCTCCTGGAAGCTGAGCACCTACCGCGACCACGGCGGCTACGAGGGCCTGGCCAAGGCCCTGACGATGGCGCCCGAGGACGTCGTCGCGGAGGTCAAGGCGTCCGGCCTGCGCGGCCGCGGCGGCGCCGGGTTCCCCACCGGCCTGAAGTGGTCGTTCCTGCCCAAGCCCGACGGCGGGCCGCGCTACCTCGTGGTCAACGCGGACGAGTCCGAGCCGGGCACGTGCAAGGACATCCCGCTGATGCTGGCGAACCCGCACTCGCTGGTCGAGGGCGTGGCCATCACGTCCTACGCCATCGGCGGCCACCACGCCTTCATCTACCTGCGCGGGGAGACGGTCCACGTCTACCGCCGGCTCCTCGCCGCGGTCCGCGAGGCCCGCGAGGCCGGGCTCATCGGCCAGGGACTCGGCCCGAACGGCGACTACCACCTGGAGATCACCGTCCACGCCGGCGCCGGCGCCTACATCTGCGGCGAGGAGACGGCGCTGCTCGACTCCCTCGAGGGCCTGCGCGGCCAGCCGCGCCTGAAGCCCCCGTTCCCCGCCGTCGCGGGCCTGTACGCCCGCCCGACCGTCGTCAACAACGTCGAGTCGATCGCCTCCGTCCCCGGCATCGTCAAGCACGGCAAGGACTGGTTCACCGCCATGGGGACCGAGAAGAGCACGGGCCACGGCCTGTTCTCCGTCTCGGGCCACGTGAAGAACCCCGGGCAGTTCGAGGCCCCGCTCGGCATCACCATGCGCGAGCTCATCGAGCTCGCGGGCGGCATGCGCGACGGCCGCCGGCTGAAGTTCTGGACCCCCGGCGGGTCCTCGACGCCCATCCTCACCGAGGCCGAGCTCGACGTCCCGCTGGACTACGAGGCCGTCGGTGCCGCCGGCTCCATGCTCGCCACCCGTGCGCTCATGGTCTTCGACGACACGACGTCGGTGGTCCGCGTCATCGCGCGCTGGACGGACTTCTACCAGCACGAGTCCTGCGGCAAGTGCACGCCCTGCCGCGAGGGCACGTACTGGATGAAGCAGGTCATGCACCGACTGGAGGCGGGCCAGGGCCTGCCCAGCGACATCGACCTCCTCCTCGACGTCTCCGCCAACATCGCGGGCCGCTCCTTCTGCGCGCTCGGCGACGCCTCCGCCACCCCGATCCAGAGCGGCATCAAGCACTTCCGCTCCGAGTTCGAGGCGGGGACGCACACCCCGGCCTGGGAGCTCTTCCCGTACGAGGCCTCGGCCATCTTCAGCGAAGCAGGTGTTCGATGACCGCCACGACCGACCGCCAGTCCCAGGCCCCGGTCGAGCTGCACACGGTGACGATCGACGGCGTCGAGGTCCAGGTGCCCAAGGGCACCCTGGTCATCCGCGCCGCCGAGCAGGCCGGGATCCAGATCCCGCGCTTCTGCGACCACCCGCTGCTCGCGCCCGCCGGGGCCTGCCGGCAGTGCCTGGTGGAGGTCTCCACCCCGGACCGCGAGGGCAACCTGCGGGCGATGCCCAAGCCGCAGGCCTCCTGCACGCTCGAGGCCACCCCGGGCATGGTCGTCGCCACCCAGCACACCTCCGAGGTCGCCGAGAAGGCCCAGCACGGGATCATGGAGTTCCTCCTGATCAACCACCCGCTGGACTGCCCCGTCTGCGACAAGGGCGGCGAGTGCCCGCTGCAGAACCAGGCGATGAGCAACGGTCGCGCCACGTCGCGCTTCGTCGACATCAAGCGGACGTTCCCCAAGCCGATCAAGGTCTCCACGCAGATCCTGCTCGACCGCGACCGCTGCATCCTGTGCCAGCGCTGCACCCGCTTCTCCGCCGAGATCGCCGGCGACCCGTTCATCGCTCTCCAGGGTCGTGGCGGCGGCGCGCCGCGCGACCACGTCCACGGCACCCACGGCTCGCAGATCGGCGCGTTCGACGAGCACATCCTCGACTTCACCTCCTCCGGCGAGGAGGAGCCGCTGGTGCTCGCCGCGGACATGGTCGGCCCCGAGGGCGCTCCCGGTGCGACCCAGGGTCTGGCCGTCGGCCCGCTCGGCGAGTCGGAGATGGACACCTCGGGCCGCCCGTTCGCCTCGTACTTCTCCGGCAACACCATCCAGATCTGCCCCGTCGGTGCGCTGACGTCGGCGTCCTACCGGTTCCGCTCGCGCCCGTTCGACCTGGTCTCCACCCCGTCCGTCGCCGAGCACGACGCCGGAGGGTCGGCCATCCGCGTCGACCACCGTCGCGGCGTGGTCCTGCGGCGTCTGGCGGGGGAGGACCCCGAGGTCAACGAGGAGTGGATCACCGACAAGGACCGCTTCGCCTTCACCTGGCAGTCCGCGCCGGACCGCCTCACGATGCCGCTGGTCCGCGACGAGCAGACCGGCGAGCTGGTGAGCACCAGCTGGTCCGAGGCCCTCGACCTGGCGGCCGCCGGGCTGCGCCGCGCCCGGGAGGCCGGCGGTGTCGGCCTGCTCCCCGGCGGCCGGCTCACGCTCGAGGACGCCTACGCGTGGTCGAAGTTCGCCCGGCTGGCCCTGGGCACCAACGACGTCGACCACCGCGCCCGGGTCCACACAGACGAGGAGGCCCAGTTCCTCGCGCACCACGTCGCGGCCCGCGGGCTCGGGGTGACCTACTCCGACCTCGAGCGCGCCGGGCAGGTGCTGCTCGTCGGGCTCGAGCCCGAGGACGAGTGCGGCACGGTCTTCCTCCGGCTGCGCAAGGGCGTCCTGGCCGGGACCGTCCGCGTCGCGACGGTGGCGCCGCTGGCCACCCGCGGCACCACCAAGATGCGTGGCGAGCTCGTCACCGCCGCCCCGGGCACGGAGCCCGAGGTGCTCGAGGCGATCGTCGCCGGGAGCTCCGAGGAGCGGCTCGCGGCCCTCGCCGACCGCCTGGCCGCGCCGGGCGCCGTCATCCTCGTGGGGGAGCGCGCCGCCGGTGTGCGCGGCACCCTCTCCGCCGTCTCCGCGCTCGCCGAGCGCACCGGCGCGCGCCTGGCCTGGGTGCCGCGCCGCGCCGGCGAGGTCGGCGCCGTCGACGCCGGGCTCCTGCCGGGGCTGCTGCCCGGCGGCCGCCTCGTCGCCGACACCGACGCCCGCGTGGACGCCGGGGCCGTGTGGGGCGCCGAGTCGCTGCCCTCGACCCCGGGACGCGACGTCACCGGCATCCTCACGGCTGCCCGTGGCGGGCAGCTCGGCGGGCTCGTGGTCGGCGGCGTCGAGCCGCGCGACCTGCCCGACCCCGCGCTCGCCCGCGCGGCGCTGGCCGCCGCCGGGTTCGTCCTCCAGCTCGAGGTGCGCCGCTCGGAGGTGACCGAGCACGCCGACGTGGTGCTGCCGGTCGCCCCGCCCGTGGAGAAGGCCGGCACCTTCGTGAACTGGGAGGGCCGCGTCCGCCCGTTCGGGCAGGTCCTCGTCTCCCGGTCGCTCTCGGACCGTCAGGTCCTCGACGCGCTCGCCACCGAGATGGGCCTCGACCTGCGCCTGGGCGACCTCACGGGCGTCCACGACGAGCTGGCCGAGCTCGCCGGCTGGACCGGTGTGCGTCCGCCCGCCCCCGTCGTGCCCGCCGGGCCGCTGCCCGCGCCCGCCGACGGCCAGGCGGTGCTCGCCACCTGGAAGCCGCAGCTGGACTCCGGCCGCGGCCAGGACGGCGAGCCGCACCTGGCCGGCACCGCCCACCGCCCGGTGGTGCGTCTGAGCCCCGAGACGGCTGCCGGCCTCGGCGTCGTCGACGGCGACCGGGTCACCGTGACCGGGCCCGCCGGGGCGATCACCCTGCCGCTGTCCCTGGCCACGATGCCCGCGCACGTGGTCTGGCTGCCGGAGAACTCCCCGGGCTCGAGCGTGCACGACATGCTCGGCACGGGGGCCGGCGCCGTCGTCGCCCTGTCCGCCGCGGAGGTGGCCCAGTGAGAACGATCCTGCCGGCGGCGGCGGCCGCCGCGCCGACCGCCGACTTCAGCAACGACACCTGGTGGATCTGGGTCATCAAGGCCGTCTTCATCCTGGTGTTCCTGCTGGTCTCCGTGCTCATGGCCCTGTGGGTGGAGCGTCGCGGCCTCGGCCGCATGCAGACCCGCCCGGGCCCGAACGTGCACGGTCCGCTCGGCCTGCTCCAGGCGGTGGGCGACGCGCTCAAGCTGGTCCTGAAGGAAGACTTCACGATCAAGGGCGCGGACCGCTTCATCTACATCCTCGCGCCCTTCATCGCCTCGTTCTGCGCCTTCATGGTCATGGCGGTCATCCCGTTCGGGCCCGAGGTGTCGATCTTCGGGGTGGTCACCCCGCTGCAGCTGACGGACATGCCTGTCGCGGTGCTCTACATCCTCGCCATCACCGCGCTCGGCGTGTACGGCATCGTGCTCGGCGGGTGGGCGTCGAACTCCACCTACCCGCTGCTCGGCTCGACGCGGTCCGCGGCCCAGGTCATCTCCTACGAGCTGAGCATGGGGCTCTCGCTCGTCAGCGTCTTCCTCGTCTCCGGGTCGCTCTCGACCTCCCAGATCGTCGACGCCCAGACGCAGCTGTGGTGGGCGATCGCCCTGGCGCCCGCCTTCCTCGTCTACCTGGTCTCCATGGTCGGCGAGGTCAACCGCCTGCCGTTCGACCTGCCCGAGGCCGAGGGCGAGCTGGTGGCCGGCCACATGGTCGAGTACACCTCGATGAAGTTCGCGTGGTTCTTCCTCGCCGAGTACATCAACATGTTCAACGTCTCGGCCGTGGCCACCACCCTCTTCCTCGGCGGCTGGCGCGCCCCCTGGCCGCTCTCCGCCATCGGCGACGGCGTCCTCAACACCGGCTGGTGGCCGATGCTGTGGTTCATCGCCAAGATGTGGCTGGTCATGTTCCTCATGATCTGGACCCGAGGCACGCTGCTGCGCTTCCGCTACGACCAGTTCATGAAGCTCGGCTGGAAGCTCCTCATCCCGGTGGCCCTCGTCTGGCTCGTTGCCGTCGCCGTCGTCCAGGGCGTGCGCCAGTTCACCGACACCGACCTGACGACGATGCTCCTGTGGATCGGCGGGATCTTCGCGGTCCTCATGGTCGTGCTGCTCGTGTGGCCGGCCAAGAAGGAGGAGCCGGAACCCGAGGCGGCCGCGACGCCGCACCCGGAGATCATCCCTGCCGGGACCGAGTTCGACGCGTTCGTGGGCGGCTACCCCGTCCCGCCGCTGCCCGGCCAGACCCTGCCGCCGTCGCCCAGGCGGGCCCGCCGCGAGGCGGCCGGCGCCGGCGCGCGCACCACGCAGGGCACCCAGACCACGCAGGAGGAGGGTCACGATGTCTGACGACCAGCGCACCCCCGACGAGGGGACCTCGCTCGGCCGTACGGAGAAGCGGCGCGGCGAGGTCGGCCGACCGCTGCCCCCGGAGCTCGGTCCCGCGCAGAAGGGCCCGCTCGGGCGCCTCTTCGCCCCGGTCGCCGGCTACGGCGTGACCATCTCCT
It encodes the following:
- a CDS encoding NADH-quinone oxidoreductase subunit C, encoding MSERDDEKQSAAAAAKPGATSAEVGQRPTAAAAEGGSQNLPAGPARGSRTQLEVIATRKGLFGVEGSGDTSGFGGLVATIALPPASERPYGGWFDEVVDILVEILTEQGLDADAVLEKVVVDRGELTIFVAREHIGTVCRALRDDQDLRFELCLGVSGVHYPHDTGRELHAVYHLFSVTHVRPLRLEVACPEADPHIPSVVETYPGNDWHERETWDMFGIVFDGHPALARSLMPDDWVGHPQRKDYPLGGIPVEYKGAVIPPPDNRRSYR
- a CDS encoding demethylmenaquinone methyltransferase, with the translated sequence MSRATLEKDPREVAGMFDGVARRYDLTNDVLSLGQDRIWRVATRKAVGARPGERVLDLAAGTGTSSEEYADAGIDVVPCDFSTGMMEVGKRRRPDLPFIAGDATALPFADETFDAVTISFGLRNVADTDRALREMLRVTRPGGRLVVCEFSRPTWAPFRTVYEFYLGQVLPRMASMVSSNTDAYTYLAESIVTWPDQLGLARTVRRAGWHQVAYRNLSGGIVALHRAVRPE
- a CDS encoding NADH-quinone oxidoreductase subunit A, with amino-acid sequence MTNPYVPLLIMAGVAAAMAIGGLAASTVIGPKRYNRVKVANYECGIEPTPRATGSGRFPVKYYLVAMTFIIFDIEVVFLYPWAVAFSELAIFGLVAMLGFIFLITVPYVYEWRRGGLEWD
- the nuoH gene encoding NADH-quinone oxidoreductase subunit NuoH, which produces MRTILPAAAAAAPTADFSNDTWWIWVIKAVFILVFLLVSVLMALWVERRGLGRMQTRPGPNVHGPLGLLQAVGDALKLVLKEDFTIKGADRFIYILAPFIASFCAFMVMAVIPFGPEVSIFGVVTPLQLTDMPVAVLYILAITALGVYGIVLGGWASNSTYPLLGSTRSAAQVISYELSMGLSLVSVFLVSGSLSTSQIVDAQTQLWWAIALAPAFLVYLVSMVGEVNRLPFDLPEAEGELVAGHMVEYTSMKFAWFFLAEYINMFNVSAVATTLFLGGWRAPWPLSAIGDGVLNTGWWPMLWFIAKMWLVMFLMIWTRGTLLRFRYDQFMKLGWKLLIPVALVWLVAVAVVQGVRQFTDTDLTTMLLWIGGIFAVLMVVLLVWPAKKEEPEPEAAATPHPEIIPAGTEFDAFVGGYPVPPLPGQTLPPSPRRARREAAGAGARTTQGTQTTQEEGHDV
- a CDS encoding geranylgeranyl reductase family protein produces the protein MTLGTAVRTEAEADVIVVGAGPGGAAAAHYLASTGLSVLLLEKGVFPRDKVCGDGLTPRAVAELIRMGVPTPESEGWIRNWGLRTHGAGHTIELPWPELAEMPSYGLARSRMNLDETLARHAQASGADLREGMAVTGPLRHERSGRILGVTAKPVDARGRRTGEDVTFRAPVVVDAGGVSARLATSMGIEKDMDRPMGVAVRTYFRSPRHDDPMMESHLELWDGKPGESNLMPGYGWIFALGDGTVNVGLGSLSSTAKPTGLDYKGMFRTWMENAPEEWEFTPENQIGELRSAALPMAFNRKPHYSQGLLLVGDSGGMVSPFNGEGIAYALQSGRIAADVISQALSRTSAYALEKTLRTYPKILSDELGGYYSLGQVFARLIERPEIMRLCVKHGLPRPTLMRFTMKLLSDGFDRRDGDWMDRTITALTKLAPAS
- a CDS encoding NADH-quinone oxidoreductase subunit G, which encodes MTATTDRQSQAPVELHTVTIDGVEVQVPKGTLVIRAAEQAGIQIPRFCDHPLLAPAGACRQCLVEVSTPDREGNLRAMPKPQASCTLEATPGMVVATQHTSEVAEKAQHGIMEFLLINHPLDCPVCDKGGECPLQNQAMSNGRATSRFVDIKRTFPKPIKVSTQILLDRDRCILCQRCTRFSAEIAGDPFIALQGRGGGAPRDHVHGTHGSQIGAFDEHILDFTSSGEEEPLVLAADMVGPEGAPGATQGLAVGPLGESEMDTSGRPFASYFSGNTIQICPVGALTSASYRFRSRPFDLVSTPSVAEHDAGGSAIRVDHRRGVVLRRLAGEDPEVNEEWITDKDRFAFTWQSAPDRLTMPLVRDEQTGELVSTSWSEALDLAAAGLRRAREAGGVGLLPGGRLTLEDAYAWSKFARLALGTNDVDHRARVHTDEEAQFLAHHVAARGLGVTYSDLERAGQVLLVGLEPEDECGTVFLRLRKGVLAGTVRVATVAPLATRGTTKMRGELVTAAPGTEPEVLEAIVAGSSEERLAALADRLAAPGAVILVGERAAGVRGTLSAVSALAERTGARLAWVPRRAGEVGAVDAGLLPGLLPGGRLVADTDARVDAGAVWGAESLPSTPGRDVTGILTAARGGQLGGLVVGGVEPRDLPDPALARAALAAAGFVLQLEVRRSEVTEHADVVLPVAPPVEKAGTFVNWEGRVRPFGQVLVSRSLSDRQVLDALATEMGLDLRLGDLTGVHDELAELAGWTGVRPPAPVVPAGPLPAPADGQAVLATWKPQLDSGRGQDGEPHLAGTAHRPVVRLSPETAAGLGVVDGDRVTVTGPAGAITLPLSLATMPAHVVWLPENSPGSSVHDMLGTGAGAVVALSAAEVAQ
- a CDS encoding NADH-quinone oxidoreductase subunit B — encoded protein: MGIEEKVPAGFMLGSVEKIVGLARKSSVWPVTMGLACCAIEMMATGTPRFDISRFGMEVFRASPRHADLMIVSGRVSHKMAPVVRNVYDQMPEPKWVISMGVCASSGGMFNNYAIVQGVDHIVPVDIYLPGCPPRPEMLINAILELHEQIRNSPLGVNREEAARKAEEAALAATPTHQMKGLLA
- a CDS encoding NADH-quinone oxidoreductase subunit D, whose protein sequence is MSASTNARPAAARPAGDEPGAPEFVAEGGDWAEIAAEAERLGEERIVVNMGPVHPSTHGVLRLVLEIDGEYVRELRVGTGYLHTGIEKNMEYRTWTQGVTFCTRMDYVAPFYQEVAYCLGVEKLLGVTDEVPERASLIRVLLMELNRVASHLVAIGTGGNELGATTMMTVAFRGREDILRIFERITGLRMNHAFIRPGGVAQDLPPGTTDYVRELLPNIRLSIKELQDLTVENPIFKLRQQKVGYVSLSAAMALGLTGPSVRAAGLPLDLRKMQPYCGYETYDFDVPTRDYSDSYNRTMVRFEECYESIKIVLQALDRLDATPGPVMVADKKIAWPAQLSIGSDGQGNSLEHIKEIMSTSMESLIHHFKLVTEGFRVPAGQAFVTVEHAKGVMGVHVVSDGGTRPYRAHFRDPSYSNLQSTAIMCEGGQIADVVVTLASLDPVLGGVDR
- the nuoE gene encoding NADH-quinone oxidoreductase subunit NuoE, with the protein product MSSETYLPEADARLRAEAAEIISRYPQPRSALLPMLHLVQSEDGYVSPRGITLCADILGLTRAEVSAVATFYTQYKRHPNGEYTVGVCTNALCAVMGGDIIFERVSEHLGVGHDETTADGKITLEQVECNAACDYAPVVMVNWEFFDNQTPTTAIELVDKITAGEPVRPTRGADTVGTFKEISHVLAGFEDGRADEGVGAGEATLLGLRIARENDWRAPQVREDATGTDASGADLGGAVASGTVPVGEVQSSAERKPTTSADVSAETVDKDVKKEAK
- the nuoF gene encoding NADH-quinone oxidoreductase subunit NuoF, whose product is MSITAPGRLSPVLSDIWDAERSWKLSTYRDHGGYEGLAKALTMAPEDVVAEVKASGLRGRGGAGFPTGLKWSFLPKPDGGPRYLVVNADESEPGTCKDIPLMLANPHSLVEGVAITSYAIGGHHAFIYLRGETVHVYRRLLAAVREAREAGLIGQGLGPNGDYHLEITVHAGAGAYICGEETALLDSLEGLRGQPRLKPPFPAVAGLYARPTVVNNVESIASVPGIVKHGKDWFTAMGTEKSTGHGLFSVSGHVKNPGQFEAPLGITMRELIELAGGMRDGRRLKFWTPGGSSTPILTEAELDVPLDYEAVGAAGSMLATRALMVFDDTTSVVRVIARWTDFYQHESCGKCTPCREGTYWMKQVMHRLEAGQGLPSDIDLLLDVSANIAGRSFCALGDASATPIQSGIKHFRSEFEAGTHTPAWELFPYEASAIFSEAGVR